From one Acidobacteriota bacterium genomic stretch:
- a CDS encoding RHS repeat-associated core domain-containing protein yields the protein MGELPPQQFTGQARDGEAGLDYFGARFYQPRHGRFTQVDPVYAGLFDPQQWNRYTYARANPLSFVDPDGRQVQPTEVYRSDAIFWTQNNPVPPPP from the coding sequence GTGGGGGAGCTCCCGCCACAGCAGTTTACCGGGCAGGCGCGGGACGGGGAGGCGGGCCTCGATTATTTCGGGGCGCGCTTCTACCAGCCGCGGCACGGCCGGTTCACGCAGGTGGACCCGGTGTATGCGGGGCTCTTCGACCCGCAGCAGTGGAACCGCTACACCTACGCGCGCGCGAACCCGCTGAGCTTCGTGGATCCGGATGGGCGGCAGGTCCAGCCAACGGAGGTGTATCGCAGCGACGCCATCTTCTGGACCCAGAACAACCCGGTCCCACCTCCCCCG